The genomic region AAGTCCAAAAGAAATACAATGAAAGATATTGGGTTAACCTAATCACTCCATGTCACATCCCGTCccaggggggaccacttcccgggcccgctccaccaccgtagcatgatattgttcgcttttgggcccctaccactcccttatggttttgtttctgggaactcacacgagaacttcccagtgggtcacccatcatgggagtgttctcacacgctactcgcttaacttcggagttcctacgaaacccgaagccagtgagcttccaaaaggcctcgtgctaggtagggatgagaatatacatataaggatcactcccctgggcgatgtgagatgtcacaatccaccccctttaggggcccgacgtcctcgtcggcacacacgcgaccagggttaggctctgataccaaattgtcacatcccgccccaagggggaccacttctcggccccgctccaccaccatagcacgatattgtccgtttttaggccccaaccacgccctcacatttttgtttctgagaactcacacgagaacttcccagtgggttacccatcatgaGAGTGttctcgcgcactactcgcttaacttcggagttcctacggaacccgaagccagtgagctcccaaaaggctcgtgctaggtaggaatgggaatatacatataaggatcactcccttaggcgatgtgggatgtcacactccAAGTTCTCTAACCTATGTCTGCTTCCCCAAGAGCTCCTCATATCTACTAACACTTGTCACCTATACAATGACTCCTTACACGTTGGAAATGGTGCACTAGGCAAAGCAATAACCCCGATAAGCTTCGAAACTCGTGTGAGTGACAATCCGATGTATGTGATAATCATAAAAGAAGTCCATTGACCATAGTTTATAAACATTAAGCATAAAACCATACTTTATAAAATCATAAACAATATGCTGAACATCCCAAAGGAGTCACCTAAACATCCAATTGCCTTTCTAGATCAAACCACAAAGGTTCTTGAATTTCTAGTTCATAAATACACTGAAAACTAGGGCTACAATTCGGCCAAAGCCTACAGCTCCTAAGCTTTCACATTTTAGACCAAATCCAATGAACCAACAAAGGGATGGGATTCTGGACCAATCAAAGGAGTAAGATCGGGTTCCGAACCACTCAATGAAACCAAAAGGAAATGGCATTCCaaaccactcaatggaatccaaaTGGAACACAATtctagaccactcaacgaaactACGGAGAAAGAGGGATTTCAAACGACTTAATAGAATCCAGACGAAGCAGGGTACCAGACCACTCAACAAAACCCCAAGCACTCAACGGAACCGAGTAGATTTCAAGGAACTTAGATTagaacaactcaaaacaactccCTATGACAACGGGGTAACGGTCCTCTACTAGCCCTCAAGTTTCAAATACCATTTCATGGATAGATCAATGACACATTTTCAAAgtaatattttaatagaaattACATTTATAAATCCATGCAGTATCCACAAAGCATACTAgcatgagaaatttttagtaATAACCAATATCACacatattaaagtcactcacctaGAGTTTGCGCTACGGCTCCCTAGCACAAAGATTGATGCGTTCATGGACAATTGTCGCCTAGAACAAGGCATAAGTCCCATTTCAGAATTTTAAGATAAAACACATAATTCTAGCTTGCACACATTCTCTACAACATTCTAAAACGGTTCAAGACACATTGACCAAAAGACAACTCTCAATCCCTTGCCTTCCCTCTTTTGCCTTCATCCCTTAATTCCTCCTCCTGATTCCCCTCCTTACCCACTGGTTTTTTCTCCCCTCCCTCCAAACCATTTTTTTCATCACCCTCTTTCTCATcaccctttttcttcttgtacATTACTACCACTTTGACCacccttgtcttcttctttttcatcttctttatctcattcctcttctttttccttttcatcttcttctccctcttcttcatcttttcctccCTCTACAACTTGATCTCCCacatctttcttctcttcttcttcttcttccttagcATCCTCATCTGTATGTTTTTCCTTCACTAACCTCCTTAATTCCTCCACCCCATTCGACAGCTCTTCCACTTTCTTCAGCAAAATCATGTTTGATATCTCCGTCTCGTGGGCCAGACGCATGAATGACACCTTCAACTCCTTCAACTGCATTTCAACTCACCGACATCATAGTGTTAGGAGTCAGGTTCTCAGGAATCACAACATCTGCATCATCCCCCCCACGTCCAGTTCTCTTTGTTCTTCTCCGTTTTAGTCAAAAAAATTTCTATAATCTGCACATCCTACCATTTAAGGCCACGCATCATAAATACATTTCTCACACATACAATAATCATGGTCTCTAAACTAAAAATCCGTCAGTATTGATCCCATAACTCGTTCTAATATACAACAATGGTCCTTTTAGCCAACTCCATTAGAacttttatcctttttttgctcctttaaaCTCTTTATTGGTCCTTGAACTTGTTACTAAATAAAAGCTTTTTAGAAAAAGATTCAGGTACCAATTTCACTTCCAAATTAAAAATGCTAATTAGAAGCAACTGTcataaaaacatttttagaaaGTAAAATATAGGAGACATTGTTGATATATGAACAGGAACAGTAACTCAAGGATGAAATTACACTAAGCTATGACACCACTAAAACTGACCAAAAGTACAAATTGTACAGAAAAATCTTACCTTTTGAATCTTTTTATTCATAAACCTTCTATCTGCTCAAGGGTACAGAAGTGTGCATTAACACTTTTCAGAGTTTCTTGATCAATTTCGGTAGCGCTAATCACTTTAGGAAACGAACAATTCCACTCCTTTCCGGGCTCCGAATCATTCTTTGCAGTATGTTTCTTCATTATGTCAGTGTCTTCCAATTCTGTTCTACCAGTCAATTTGTGTTCACTGAAGAGCTGGGATTTCAACTCCAAGCATGCCTTCAAATCCTCCTTGTTTCGGGCTTTGTTCAGCTTATCAATGAGATCGCCTAAAGCAGAAGGCCTTCCAGCCCACcgtgtttcttcttttttaggCCCTTTATCCAATCCATTTGGCACACTTGATTTCTTGCCCCCGTCATCAAACTCCCATTTCTGAAGCTTCTTTAGTCCCTCGTCAACAATTTGCTGTATCCTCTTTCGGAAGTTACTGGTTCTCATTGGATTTGATCTCAACTTCAACTTCAGTCCAGACACTATAGCCTCAGTGTTATCTTCTGTAGTATTAGTAGTAGTATTTTGGTTTGATATGGATGATCCATCCCTCATTGACTCCTCTGCAATAGATTCCACAGAAAACACTTGCTCTAATAGGCTGACGTTCTGCATGTATCGATCAAAAGCTTCATTTTCCACTTCAATGTTTCTGTCCTTGTATTCCCTCAACTTGGAAAATCTCCACTCATTAATAGCCACGGCATCCTGACATTAATATTTTTCAGTTAGAACTAGTCATTCTCACTGTGAAAATAGTACAAGAACAAATAGATGGTACAAAAGGACATGCACCTTTCTGGTCAAAGGCTTCTTCGAACGAAGCGGAATATGCAGATTATTGAATTGAGCAAAATTGATCGAAAGTTGCCGGAATGATGCAACTCTATGGGAATTCCTGAAATACAGCCAACAATGTAAGAAAATCTACATCCACAATGAAAACAGTACTTGCTTTGAAGACATTTACTGAATGAAGTTCCCATGGCAGCCAAGGCAAGCAAGAAAAAGTAGAAAGGGTTGAAACATGGGAAGCTCAGAAGGCCAACTGTTAGAGTTAGGGAATAAAACCATCAAAGTTATGACTATAGAACAAGCTAGAAACCAGTGCAAATCTTCAGCCAATTGCCTTCCATAGGAAGATTCGActtaattaaaatcatcaattttTGACAAACCCATTCTCAAGTTAGGTCATAGTGAATTAGACTATAAACTTGGCTTCGCTGCCAACAAATTAACCTTGAGCAATATGACACaatattatataaatggtaGAAGAGCAATGCAGTTTTGTAGGGAAAACAATTTAATGACCAAATTCTTAGAGACAGAGAATTAAGATATAATCAGATGTTAAATGAGCAGCTGTCAGGAACTCACCCTGATGGTGATGCATCGGTTGATTGATGGTCAAATAGAGGAGAGTTTGAGGTTGGTGCCTTGTCTGGAAAAGTTGTATTTGTTTTCAAAACTGCAGAGACAATACAATATACAGTAAGGAGGAGAAGGCCAAAAACAAACATGCAAAGatgaaaaatccaaacaaacaatTTTTTCTTAAAGGGACCAAAAAATCTCCTTAACAAGAGCTTTGGATCACCCACCCAAACATCTAGGCCTATCCATagaaaccaaaaccataagatGATGCTAAATGCAGATCTCTTGATATATTTGAGAATGAAAAAACTAAGTTGGATTAATAGTTATATCTTAAAAAGACTAATAAAAAAAGGACAAAACTGATGACCGATCTTTCTTTTAGTCAGAACGAAAAAGAACAATGATCAACAAGCAGTCCATCAGGATCAAACACCTAAAATACAACTGAAATGCAAACTCAAATATAAACCAAAGAAAACAGTCCCACTTAATCTAAAATAGCAGACCAATCCAAATGGATAGGTGAAAATTCCCAAGCCCAAACCTGAACAGACCCATCATAAGTAACACAACCCCAAGATATCATGCAAAGGCATGCCAAAATCAAGTCAACATCCTACCCTTCTCAAGACACCTTGCTGTCTCTGTGTAGTGTGAGTGAGCACTTGATGGTTCTGACACACAATTTAATAAGAATCTCACCTAGGTAAGCAACtatgatcaaaattttacataatcAATCTTGTCCACCAATGGAACAGATTGCCACTTCATGCTTCTAAGCATAAATAGTTACCTGCTAGCATGCCAAGCCTATAACAGTATTACATTTAACCAGACGCCCCACTACTCTTCAATTTTTGCAACATTTCAAATATGGATATTCATCCAACACACCCAAAGACCTTAGGGCTAGGAACGCAGTGTTTCCGAGACTGTTCATGATGCTTTCAGCAGCTCAAAGACACTAAGCAGCCGTCATTATTCCCTAGGATCCACTTTAAGATTCCAACTTTGCCACAGATAGCTTACTCAATCCTCTGCATAAGCATAAGTGATGTCATGGGTGGTGGAACCATACCTTTAAGCTATCCACTCTTTTCCTTTTAGGAAAAAGGGACGTTATGTGGAGTCAGCactttagaaaaaaaaacatatatttttaCCGATATAGGAAACCACCGACTTTCCCTCATTTACACTCATCAGAGTAGTTGCTCAAAGCCATCAGCCATCACCAGACATAAAGCTGAAAGCCATTACTACATAAGATACCTAAAATTTCTCAGACCCCTCAAAAAGCGGCAGTTGTTGTCGTCACTCTTCTCCACGTGAAATTTTCTCTATTAACTGGCATTGTTGGAAACCATACAGACAAAACCAAGCAATACAAGATTTTGTCCCGAAGCTTGAAATGAAAACTGTAGAAGATAAAGCTTTGAAATGCCAATTGTAGAAAAGCATTACCAAAACTTCACAAAATGCACAAGCACACCCCACCCTCCACAACAGTaaagaaaaaatgaatataattatcCAATCTTCAAAATAGCCACGCACTTTAAGGATGTTTTGATAAAGTACACAGTCTTGAACAGACATACCATGAATATGACATGGATTTTGAGCTTTTGAGCAACAACTTTTGCATGACTCGTATGGACACCTGCACATCCAAAGCATCTCAATAACATGAAACAGAAAGAAAGGATATTATTCTAAATGTAGTTatacaaacaaaacatatattCAACACAATATAGCGTATGGTAAAaaacatatcaataacataGCACATtgtatatgaagaaaaaaaaaaaaaaaaaaaaaaaagattcttaCTCCATCATCCAGAATATCAACAAAGTCAGCGCACTAAAGCTTATCTCCTGTTGGTGCTGGAAGGGGAAGGATcataattgaaattaacatgGAAAACTTTATTTGGATGTGCCTTAGTGAGATCTGTGAACAAGACCATCAAACAGTAAtttcattctttctttctttaggtGGTAATGAAAATGGATTATCCTGAGTTCCTAAAGTGCATGTTTGGGGTCAAATGGTACTTGAACGAAGTTGAGAAGTGGCTGAAAATCAGAAGTTTGAAACTAAAAATGAAGAATGTCCTCTTTAAAGTCTCATTAACGCCATTCTAGGAGTCTCACCACAAACTTCCCAACTTCCAAGaatgttaattaattagtactgGAGTATATCACATTATAAAGGCTTGCACATCAAGGTTAAATCCTGATACAGTAAGGAGAAGCTAGGCCCATAATTTACCAAGGAAACAATACTTCCTAATGGTACCTGGATAGTGGGTCTTGTCGATACGTGGAACAAGATTACCTAAGTGGTATACTAGCTTCTTTCATGGTAAAGCTGTTCAAGCAGTTCGCCTTCATCTTTTACTCTTCTCAGCAGCAGCCTTCGTCCGCCATTGGACTAGCCACCCCTTAGAAGGTATTGTTGAGAGCAACTTTTCTTCTTCCATATTtcctccctccctttctctatttctcctaatttctttttacttttcttcaAAACTCTTAGTTTGAGGTTTGAGTCTATATCGCTGAGGAGATGGAACTAAGtttgaaatacatttaaaaaaattcgGGGTTGCCCATTTCTCCAATCTGTTTAGGGCTTGCATtctagtaaataaaaaaaataaaaaaaaataaaaaaataaaaaaaacaaactaatcTCGTCCAACAATAACTACTGTACTCACTAAACACATTCAAATATTAACAAGTATCTAATTATCATGGTTACAGCGCTATTCTTTGCGCCAAATTCTAAAGTTGATTCAGAGGCATTCTCTCTTGAAGTTAATACCATCTGCACAGTTAAAAGGAGTCGTACTAAAGCTGATCGACTTCATCAATGTAAAGCCCCCAATCGCATCATAAATTTCCCGGAAAATTTCATCAAATCGAGGCAGAAAATCAGAATTACATCAAACCTACCAAGGCAAGATTGTCTCATCCAGTTTCTACAATCTACCATCCGGCATAGTTAAATCCCTACCTTGTGACAGCAAATTACTTGCCTTTAAGACCATAAACACATTCAATTTTTAGCCCTTCAATTCCCCCAAATTAATTACCAAAACCGCAAACAACAAACAAGGCAATGCTTATTAGAAAGACAAAAATCGCATACTCCACCAAAACCTAATTGTCAGATCATAAATTAATAAAGACCGAAAAGGAAATCAAACAAGGAATTCAATTTCCGTGAAATGAATTACCTGGAGCGAGCGACATTGCCGCACTGCTTACACTTGGGCTTGTTAAGGCCGCGAAGGGTCTTGGGAGGCGTGTCGGTACGGTGCACCGGATGGAAGGGAGCGACGGGAGGTGCGGCAGCGGTGGCGGTAGTGGTGGGGCGAGTGTCGCCGGAGCTGGTATTGCTTAGGGCAGGCGAGGGCGAAGGAGCAGCTGCCATAAGGGCGCGAAATCgggttttgtattttaattgcGTTTTATGGAATTAAAGAGAGATTTAGAGAAGCGAGAGTTGTGTTTGGTAAGGGATCGGCGTGAGGTGTGTGGTCAGCCACTTGAtgtgtaaaaaaatattgagtCTTAATGGGCCGGGTCAGTTTTTGTTTCTAGACAAAAAGTTAGTTCTCTCTTGTTTTGTCGAGCTATTTTTAAGACTATCTAAtaattatttcctttttttttttttttttcaacaattaaTTCATTGGTAagttgattttaaaaaaaaaaaaagtaaaagtaaattttaattcaaaccaaattttgaaaaaaaaatcacaaaaagccAAATTAGTACCTTGTAGCAGAAGGACATACGAGTCCAAAACATCTCGTGACCAAATGCAACAGGCTGTTCAAAAAGCCAAACTTTGAAAAAATATCAGGCAATGGAACAGGCTAGGTGTAGATTTTACATTCTAGGACTACATCACGTGAGTTGCGTTAGTCACATCACATACAAGTCCAAAACATCACACAAAAGAACAGGCTGTCACCTAACTCTGGATCCAAAGTGAATGTAAACAGTGCATGTGAAATACACGTGAAGCTAGTCTTTGGCCCAAGATAGTACAAGTAAGAGACACCATGCAAACATGTAATAATGAGTAGGTAAAACGCAAGAATGTCATGCCACAAGTTTATActcacaaataatattaaaaacataaagtgtACGAAAAATCTATTTGTAAAGCTAAACATGGCATGTCACATCAATATATATAAAAGCAGTTGTTGAGaaaaaacatatacatatatacacataaaaacaaaagacccactcacaggtACTTGCGATGTCACATCCTTGTGAGCTATGAAAGTCAAAGTCTCCGATagtaatcgcacctaagcataatattgggtcCAACcagtaaaactcaactaaaacgattaaatttggaaaaacaaacAACAGATTTGGAATCAGCGAGTCGAAATACGCTAAGATAGGTCATGggtaaattttgtaaaaagttaACGAAAAAGTAAATGGTCAACCCTAAAAGTCACCTCGGTGGTCAACTATGTTAAAACTTTAGAATTTttctaaatggatgtcaaaaatatttatcatttttttaataggaaataattatgaaatggatgtcaaaaataattatattttttaaattaaataaaaactattaaattttttttatcacgaTATTCTACGTTAATCTATATTGAGGGGAGTGAAAGGTTTGAACATGCAACGTAAGAACATCTTCAATGAACATGTCGAAAGataaatgtcaaatgttaatttgatggctGACGTGGCAATGTCACAAATTGAACATTGTTCACCACTAGATCCTAGTTTTCTCCCTCATCCATATAAAACTTGCTCACAAAGTGAATATTGTTCTATTATCAAATTACAGGaatctcatggcgctcaacGAAGTAAATactagttgctacatcttccaatcactcagaaatacttgctttcCATGAAGCCAGTGAAGAATGTTTTTGGTTAAGATTAATGATCTATCACATCCAAAACTCATGTGGTCTatctttaaaaataaacattccaACTCTCATTCATGAAGAAGATGCAACTTGTATTGCttaaatgaaggaaggattcatctaagacgataagactaaacacacaTCTTTAAAGTTTTCAATACACATGAGCTCCAAAAGGCTAAAGTTACTAAAGTTAGACAAACTCGTTCCAAGGATAATCTAACAAGTCTGTCCACCAAATCTTTACCAAAGTATACATTCAAGAAGCTGGTGCATATGGTATCGGATTAAGCCAACATAGAAATCAATTAGATTGAAGATTGCGGAAATATGGGGGAGATATTGATAAGGTGAGAGCATCCAGGACACATGTGTGTTGCACTTTTTTTACTAGGATTTTTTCCACTGGGTTTTGTCGTATTAAGATT from Pyrus communis chromosome 4, drPyrComm1.1, whole genome shotgun sequence harbors:
- the LOC137732882 gene encoding uncharacterized protein produces the protein MAAAPSPSPALSNTSSGDTRPTTTATAAAPPVAPFHPVHRTDTPPKTLRGLNKPKCKQCGNVARSRCPYESCKSCCSKAQNPCHIHVLKTNTTFPDKAPTSNSPLFDHQSTDASPSGNSHRVASFRQLSINFAQFNNLHIPLRSKKPLTRKDAVAINEWRFSKLREYKDRNIEVENEAFDRYMQNVSLLEQVFSVESIAEESMRDGSSISNQNTTTNTTEDNTEAIVSGLKLKLRSNPMRTSNFRKRIQQIVDEGLKKLQKWEFDDGGKKSSVPNGLDKGPKKEETRWAGRPSALGDLIDKLNKARNKEDLKACLELKSQLFSEHKLTGRTELEDTDIMKKHTAKNDSEPGKEWNCSFPKVISATEIDQETLKSVNAHFCTLEQIEGL